In the genome of Vicia villosa cultivar HV-30 ecotype Madison, WI linkage group LG7, Vvil1.0, whole genome shotgun sequence, one region contains:
- the LOC131616596 gene encoding probable methyltransferase At1g29790, with product MKSLDILSFEDRKMTKQNVNTKLKRWRSVYIFIFIAGAIALLLSGASMSKFFSLKSFLDVESFYTHLSPPEGIDRNTRNEVLTTVQVVIQKIEKELEKLREMHRDPTSSSSSSSSSSEIVLKQGVFLADILGLLESLHSEVHNGSFIVHPLMKEKKRSDEPASYFLREEIRKYVRIKPNRLGKQNFMGANATFTSIGHACFSMKEDLEEYMDYDIGEICNDDWKLAQKLMVHGCDPLPRRRCFSRAPKLYNKPLPIQDSMWKLPDDRNVRWSQYRCKNFTCLASNNNARKGFFKCADCFNLTDHEKPRWIRLDGYSISVSNQTSEADFFIDDVLGIKLGEIRIGLDFSVGTGTFAARMKEFNVTIVTATINLGAPFSEMIALRGLVPLYLTINQRLPFFDNTLDLIHTTRFLDGWIDFVLLDFVLFDWDRVLRPGGLLWIDAFFCLKEDLYDYLQAFKMLRYKKHKWIVVPKIDKDDQEVFFSAVLEKPSRPFR from the coding sequence ATGAAATCTTTGGATATTCTAAGTTTTGAagatagaaaaatgacaaaacaGAATGTTAATACAAAGTTAAAAAGATGGAGAAGTGTTTATATTTTCATCTTTATAGCTGGAGCTATTGCTCTTCTCCTTTCGGGAGCATCTATGTCGAAATTCTTCTCTTTGAAATCATTTCTTGATGTTGAATCTTTTTATACTCATTTATCTCCTCCCGAGGGAATAGATAGGAATACTCGAAATGAAGTGTTAACAACTGTGCAAGTTGTGATtcaaaaaattgaaaaggaaCTTGAAAAACTTAGGGAAATGCATCGAgatccaacatcatcatcatcatcatcatcgtcttcATCGGAAATTGTATTGAAACAAGGTGTTTTCCTTGCTGATATTTTAGGACTACTCGAGTCTTTGCATAGTGAAGTTCACAACGGTAGTTTCATCGTTCATCCtttgatgaaagaaaagaaacgaTCTGACGAACCTGCTAGTTACTTTCTAAGAGAAGAGATTCGAAAATATGTTAGAATCAAGCCTAACCGATTAGGAAAACAAAATTTCATGGGGGCGAACGCGACATTCACTAGTATAGGACATGCATGTTTTTCCATGAAGGAAGATTTAGAAGAGTACATGGATTATGACATTGGTGAAATATGTAATGATGATTGGAAACTAGCTCAAAAGCTTATGGTTCACGGATGCGATCCTCTACCGAGGAGAAGGTGTTTTTCTCGAGCACCTAAACTATACAATAAACCATTACCTATTCAAGATTCCATGTGGAAACTACCTGATGATAGAAATGTTAGATGGAGTCAATATAGGTGCAAGAACTTTACTTGTCTCGCAAGCAACAACAATGCTCGAAAGGGATTCTTCAAATGTGCGGATTGTTTCAATCTGACCGATCATGAGAAGCCACGATGGATAAGATTAGATGGTTATTCAATTTCAGTTTCAAATCAAACGAGTGAGGCCGATTTTTTCATCGATGATGTTCTTGGAATTAAGCTAGGAGAAATTAGAATCGGATTGGATTTTAGCGTTGGAACCGGAACTTTTGCTGCAAGAATGAAAGAGTTCAATGTGACAATAGTTACAGCAACTATTAACCTTGGTGCACCTTTTAGTGAAATGATAGCTCTTAGAGGACTTGTTCCACTTTACTTGACTATAAATCAAAGGCTTCCATTTTTTGATAACACACTTGATTTGATTCACACTACAAGGTTTCTTGATGGTTGGATTGATTTTGTGCTTTtggattttgttttgtttgattgggATAGAGTGTTGAGGCCAGGAGGGTTGCTTTGGATTGATGCATTTTTTTGCTTGAAGGAAGATTTGTATGATTACTTGCAAGCTTTCAAAATGTTGAGATATAAAAAGCATAAATGGATTGTTGTTCCAAAGATTGATAAGGATGATCAAGAGGTGTTCTTTTCTGCTGTTTTAGAAAAACCTTCTAGGCCTTTTAGGTGA
- the LOC131618319 gene encoding desiccation protectant protein Lea14 homolog: MSHLVNKVKNFVSDKFHGVAKPEASVADVEFKRATMSSVEYLAKVSVHNPYSHSLPICEVNYSFKSATREIVSGRIPDPGSLKAKDTTMVDVHVKVPYNILMSLAKDIGADWDIDYQLDVGLVIDLPVVGNFTIPLSRKGEVKLPKPF; this comes from the exons ATGTCGCACTTGGTGAACAAAGTCAAGAACTTCGTATCTGACAAATTCCACGGCGTGGCAAAGCCTGAAGCTAGTGTCGCCGACGTCGAATTTAAGCGCGCAACCATGAGCAGCGTCGAGTATTTGGCCAAAGTCTCCGTTCATAATCCATACTCACATTCTCTTCCCATCTGTGAGGTCAATTACTCATTCAAAAGCGCCACTAG GGAGATAGTATCAGGGAGAATACCAGATCCAGGGTCATTGAAGGcaaaggatacaacaatggtggATGTGCATGTGAAGGTGCCGTATAATATATTGATGAGCTTGGCAAAGGATATTGGAGCTGATTGGGATATTGACTATCAGTTGGATGTAGGTCTTGTTATTGATCTTCCTGTTGTTGGTAATTTCACCATTCCTCTTTCTCGTAAGGGAGAGGTTAAGCTTCCAAAACCTTTCTAA
- the LOC131616597 gene encoding RING-H2 finger protein ATL67-like, with translation MLPHPSKFQRDQPSKPSSNEYHKTNHQINATIEWRSSFELLLVLNAATKTLTHLSKLPKLFSTIPSPKWNIPLFILQIITISMSSSTPYTYSPPPPPPPPLPYLSNLGFGYSIAIALGFLFLLSTLILSSYLCCRTFRNRRNNHNSNINNQRNSDGIVLPRVIFVAEEDDHDRDDIVLGLDQSVINSYPRLQYGKETMGQDGTCSICLCEYKDAEMLRMMPECRHYFHLCCLDSWLKLNGSCPVCRNSPMPTPMSTPLQEVVPLSHYIGERRTRR, from the coding sequence ATGTTGCCCCACCCTTCCAAGTTCCAAAGGGACCAACCAAGCAAACCAAGCAGTAATGAATATCATAAAACCAATCACCAAATCAACGCAACCATTGAATGGCGTTCAAGTTTTGAGTTACTCTTAGTATTAAATGCAGCAACTAAGACCCTCACCCACCTTTCAAAACTCCCAAAATTATTCTCAACAATACCCTCTCCCAAATGGAATATTCCCCTTTTCATCCTTCAAATCATCACCATTTCCATGTCTTCCTCAACCCCTTACACTTACTCCCCTCCACCACCTCCTCCTCCGCCTCTTCCTTATCTCTCCAACCTCGGCTTCGGTTACTCCATCGCCATCGCTCTCGGCTTCCTCTTCCTCCTCTCCACTCTCATCCTTTCCTCCTACCTCTGTTGCCGCACTTTCCGTAACCGTCGTAACAACCACAACAGCAACATCAACAACCAACGAAACTCTGACGGTATAGTTCTACCGCGTGTGATTTTCGTTGCGGAGGAGGATGATCATGATCGGGACGATATTGTTTTGGGATTGGACCAGAGCGTGATCAACTCTTACCCGAGGCTGCAGTATGGGAAGGAGACGATGGGACAGGATGGAACTTGCTCGATCTGTTTGTGTGAGTATAAGGATGCCGAGATGCTGAGGATGATGCCGGAATGTCGACACTATTTTCATCTCTGTTGTCTTGATTCGTGGTTGAAGCTTAATGGCTCTTGTCCGGTGTGTCGGAATTCGCCTATGCCGACGCCGATGTCGACGCCGTTGCAGGAGGTTGTTCCGCTTTCGCATTACATTGGTGAAAGGAGAACGAGGaggtga
- the LOC131616598 gene encoding uncharacterized protein LOC131616598 — protein sequence MKMSLVRPLVTRRGFSSSSEKMVASVLFERLPVVIPKIDPVVYAFQEFSFRWRQQYQRRYPDEFLDRSDARGKGDYQIDYVPAPRTTEADKNNDLRSLQRALDKRLYLLLYGNAYGAPSGKPVWHFPEKVYESEETMRKCAESALKSVLGDLSNTYFVGNAPMAHMVVQPKEEQSGSTPFKKFFFKSQVIAKNKFDIGKCEEYVWVTKDELMEYFPEQAEFFNKMIIS from the exons ATGAAGATGTCGTTGGTTCGGCCTCTCGTAACGAGGCGAGGATTCAGTTCGAGTTCTGAGAAAATGGTTGCATCCGTTCTGTTTGAGAGATTGCCTGTGGTCATTCCCAAAATTGACCCTGTTGTTTATGCTTTTCAAGAATTCTC GTTTCGATGGCGACAACAATATCAACGCAGATATCCCGATGAATTTCTAGACAGATCCGATGCAAG GGGGAAAGGTGACTATCAAATTGACTATGTGCCAGCACCACGAACCACTGAAGCAGACAAAAACAATGATCTAAG GTCACTACAAAGAGCTCTTGACAAAAGACTCTACCTTCTTCTCTACGGAAATGCTTATGGGGCTCCAAGCGGAAAGCCTGTGTGGCATTTTCCAGAGAAAGTTTATGAATCAGAGGAAACCATGCGTAAG TGTGCAGAATCTGCATTGAAATCAGTCCTAGGAGATCTTTCCAATACATATTTTGTCGGAAATGCTCCAATGGCCCATATGGTTGTTCAGCCTAAAGAAGAGCAGTCAGGATCCACACCTTTTAAG AAATTTTTCTTCAAGTCACAAGTAATTGCAAAAAACAAGTTCGACATTGGAAAATGTGAGGAATATGTGTGGGTGACGAAGGATGAATTGATGGAGTATTTTCCTGAGCAGGCTGAGTTTTTTAACAAAATGATCATTAGCTGA
- the LOC131618318 gene encoding desiccation protectant protein Lea14 homolog, which translates to MSQLINKAKDFVSDKISDVAKPEASLSDVDFTRVTMNNVEYLAKVAVHNPYSHPLPICEINYSFKSATREIASGRIPDPGSLKAKDTTMVDVPVKVPYSILMSLAKDIGADWDIDYQLDLGLVIDLPVVGNFTIPLSRKGEVKLPKPF; encoded by the exons ATGTCTCAATTAATTAATAAAGCCAAGGACTTCGTCTCTGATAAAATCAGCGATGTAGCCAAGCCTGAAGCAAGTCTCAGCGATGTCGACTTCACGCGCGTGACCATGAACAATGTCGAGTACTTGGCCAAAGTCGCTGTTCATAATCCATATTCACATCCACTCCCTATTTGCGAGATCAACTACTCATTCAAAAGCGCCACTAG GGAGATAGCATCAGGGAGAATACCAGATCCAGGGTCGTTGAAAgcgaaggatacaacaatggtggATGTGCCTGTGAAGGTGCCGTATAGTATATTGATGAGTTTGGCGAAGGATATTGGAGCTGATTGGGATATTGACTATCAGTTGGATTTGGGTCTTGTTATTGACCTTCCGGTGGTTGGTAACTTCACCATTCCTCTTTCTCGTAAGGGAGAGGTTAAGCTTCCAAAACCTTTCTAG